Below is a genomic region from Brassica rapa cultivar Chiifu-401-42 chromosome A08, CAAS_Brap_v3.01, whole genome shotgun sequence.
GGTATAACCACCCGACGAATCCCTCCTACTTTCATCGACCTCACAGCTGTTTCGATCCCCGGAATAACCTGCACATCAGTTATCATCAGCGTAGAACCAGCTTTGGTCGAAAGAGATAAAAAAACAACATCATATAATCAAAGCAGAATAATATGAATCCTCACAAAACACAAACTAAAATCTCTTTGTTGAAGACCGAACAAGCAAATGTTTTTATAACATGGGTTTTCAAATTGAGACAAAACGTTCAAGACCCATGTTATCAAAAACCGAACTTTATAGGAACACAAGGTTGGATTAAATACTTAGAAGCAAGCAAATATTTCAAAGGTCACACCTTTGAGTAAAAAAATCTGAACTTTATGGGGAACACACGATTGGATTATACTAAACGGAAGCAGATAAGTTTCATTACATTGGTAGAACCAAGGATGAATGTAAAAGGAACAGAGTCTCCACTACTGTCTTTATGATCATACGTTGAGTCAAATCTCCATCCTTGCTTCGCAGCTAATCTCCCATAGTAATGTATTGCAACCTAACACTTcccaattaaaaaaatcattttctttttgataaatCTATAATTTACAAAACGCAGACCTGATCTCCTTCGATGGGGACTTCACCGTCGCCGATTCGGAGGTCGAGACTCTTAACTCCGCCGGAGTTAGGGATTTCAGAGAACTCAGCTCGTGCCGGAGAAGAGAAGTAACCGGAGGTGACGGCGATAATGGATAGAGATATTTCTCTTCTAGATGCTGATACTGACGAGGCGGGAGAATGAGATGCGGAGATGGTGATGGATGGTGGAGATGCGAAATGGACGGTGGCGATGAAAGGGGCACGCGCGAAGCACCgaatcattttctttttatccTCTTATTATTAAATACGAAATGAGAATGAAGGGCACGGCACatatgctctctctctctctctctagctgtGTGGCGTTGTGTAGACGTCACAGTCCAAAGTGGATGGAATGTGATAGGATTAGGATTAACGAAGGTTGCAGCCAAAACTAGTGGACACaagaattttataaaaaatgaaattctttcattattttgttaaatgtacatatatattaCTTTTATATAGTAATGTCGTCGAAAAAATCATTTACTTCTTCTGCATCAATTTAAATggcatttaataaatttttatttttttcacgaTGTTCTCACTattctaaataaaattaatatcatTTGAAATATATAACCAATTTAAAAATACTGTATTTTTTACTGATtgaactaatttatttaatactatttttatgtaattaagataaattacataaaatttagtattttcttattttttgtgTAAAACCTTAAAAaccacagaaaaaaatatatagcaatctttctttttcttgtgcaattttataacaaaattgaatGGACTATAGAGTAATGGAGTAACAAAATTGAATAGTAAAGTATCATACTCCAAAGGTATTTCATAACACATGCACAGTTTGATTTAGGCTAGCTAATGGACAtgtaaatttatctttttgtaacaaaatttatCTCTCTTTTCAGATTTAGGGTTATCAAAGATAGCTGTTTTTGCTGTAAAATGGATAAAAATTAGTAGAAAATGTGTTTGGACTAATTTCCCTATGGCTAAATTGTAAGTTTTGTAACACTTTGtaacataaaatttatttaatgaaGTTCTCCCAGACATGAGACAAGAATAAGAAACAGCAATAGAAAATACATTTCTGAACTCTTTTTCAGATTAAAGAAACGTTTgttaaaatgaatttaaaacAAAGTTAAAATTGTATCAGActgaaaaaaatagttttctctttctttttgttctttcGTAATCTTCTGTTATATAAACACTATCccaaaaactttataaaaaatctAATGTTAACCAAATCAAAAGAAAGACTGCAAACTTGTTGAACAGCTAGAAGCCTAGAAGTCTCTTATGTACCTAGCTCTAGAgttcataaataaattttgatttacaGTATTAGTGCTCTCCAATATACCACTTACTTTAAGCACTAGTGTTGAGCTAAGTAGTATATATTCCTAAACAA
It encodes:
- the LOC103834132 gene encoding peptidyl-prolyl cis-trans isomerase FKBP17-1, chloroplastic, giving the protein MIRCFARAPFIATVHFASPPSITISASHSPASSVSASRREISLSIIAVTSGYFSSPARAEFSEIPNSGGVKSLDLRIGDGEVPIEGDQVAIHYYGRLAAKQGWRFDSTYDHKDSSGDSVPFTFILGSTNVIPGIETAVRSMKVGGIRRVVIPPSQGYQNTSQEPLPPNFFDRQRLFTTIFNPTRLANGEGSTLGTLVFDIELVSTRRPNR